In Dysgonomonadaceae bacterium zrk40, one genomic interval encodes:
- a CDS encoding PhoH family protein — MIERIIILESIDPVVFFGINNSNIQLLKTLYPKLRIVARGNVIKVIGEEEELAAFEEKVHELQKFSIEMNLLREEDILDMVKGKAPAIVNADNLIIHGLNGKPIVARTANQKKLMDAFEENDMLFAIGPAGSGKTYTAIALAVRALKTKQVRKIILSRPAVEAGEKLGFLPGDMKEKIDPYLQPLYDALEDMIPPLKLKEYLETKVIQIAPLAFMRGRTLNDAVIILDEAQNTTRPQIKMFLTRLGINGKMIITGDVTQIDLPHTQQSGLVHAMRVLRHIRGIGTVEFNKKDIVRHRLVQQIVEAYEGEERETQNRRPGEQIEG, encoded by the coding sequence ATGATTGAACGCATCATCATCCTTGAGAGCATTGACCCGGTGGTTTTCTTCGGCATCAACAACAGTAACATCCAGCTGTTGAAAACGCTCTACCCGAAGCTGCGAATCGTGGCCCGCGGTAACGTCATCAAGGTGATTGGTGAGGAGGAGGAACTTGCAGCCTTCGAGGAGAAGGTTCACGAGCTGCAGAAATTCAGCATCGAGATGAACCTGCTCCGGGAAGAGGACATCCTGGACATGGTGAAAGGAAAAGCTCCCGCGATTGTCAACGCAGACAACCTAATCATCCACGGCCTGAACGGCAAACCGATTGTGGCACGCACCGCCAACCAGAAAAAGCTGATGGATGCCTTCGAGGAGAATGACATGCTCTTCGCCATCGGACCTGCAGGCTCGGGCAAAACCTACACCGCAATTGCCCTTGCAGTTCGGGCACTGAAGACCAAGCAGGTACGCAAGATCATCCTGAGTCGCCCTGCTGTGGAGGCGGGAGAGAAGCTGGGGTTCCTGCCGGGGGATATGAAGGAGAAGATCGACCCTTACCTGCAGCCGCTCTATGATGCACTGGAGGATATGATTCCTCCCCTGAAGCTGAAGGAGTACCTTGAAACCAAGGTTATCCAGATCGCACCGCTCGCCTTCATGAGGGGACGAACACTCAACGATGCAGTGATAATCCTCGATGAGGCACAGAACACTACCCGACCGCAGATCAAGATGTTCCTCACGCGGTTGGGTATCAACGGCAAGATGATTATCACCGGTGATGTCACCCAGATAGACCTGCCCCATACACAACAATCAGGACTCGTTCACGCAATGCGCGTGCTAAGGCATATCAGAGGCATCGGCACAGTGGAGTTCAATAAGAAAGACATCGTGCGCCACAGGCTGGTACAGCAGATTGTGGAGGCCTACGAAGGAGAGGAACGGGAAACCCAGAACAGGAGACCCGGTGAACAAATTGAGGGGTAA
- the ubiE gene encoding bifunctional demethylmenaquinone methyltransferase/2-methoxy-6-polyprenyl-1,4-benzoquinol methylase UbiE has product MSYKVEQVNPYNGDQRKNEQVRKMFNEIAPKYDKLNGALSLGIDDYWRKDAIRELRRYRPGHILDIATGTGDFALLAEKILHPEKISAVDISDGMMAVGLEKVAAKGLEHVITFEQQDCANLTFSDETFDAVTIAFGVRNFEDIDKSFREVLRVLRPGGIFLFLELTTPERNPMRSLYNSYTKHVMPFLSGLFHTERKAYEYLPESIAAFPQGREMMLILKKNGFRNIRLRRYTMGVATLYMAEK; this is encoded by the coding sequence ATGAGTTACAAGGTGGAACAGGTGAATCCCTATAACGGGGATCAACGCAAGAATGAACAGGTGAGAAAGATGTTCAATGAGATTGCACCTAAGTATGACAAGCTGAACGGAGCCCTCTCACTGGGCATCGATGACTACTGGCGCAAAGATGCCATTCGTGAACTACGTCGTTATCGGCCAGGACACATCCTCGATATCGCGACCGGTACCGGCGATTTTGCACTGCTGGCAGAGAAGATTCTCCATCCGGAAAAGATCTCCGCGGTTGATATCTCAGATGGGATGATGGCCGTTGGATTAGAGAAGGTGGCAGCGAAAGGGTTGGAGCATGTCATCACCTTTGAGCAGCAGGACTGTGCCAACCTCACCTTTTCCGATGAGACCTTCGATGCTGTCACCATAGCTTTTGGGGTGCGTAACTTCGAGGATATTGACAAGAGTTTCCGTGAGGTACTGCGAGTGCTCCGGCCGGGGGGCATCTTCCTCTTCCTGGAGCTCACCACTCCCGAGCGAAACCCTATGCGATCACTGTACAACAGTTACACGAAACATGTAATGCCTTTTCTCTCGGGCTTATTTCATACCGAACGTAAAGCTTACGAGTACCTTCCGGAATCGATTGCAGCCTTCCCACAAGGGAGGGAGATGATGCTGATCCTGAAAAAGAACGGCTTCCGCAACATCCGGTTGCGACGATATACAATGGGTGTGGCCACCCTCTATATGGCAGAGAAATAG
- a CDS encoding shikimate dehydrogenase, with protein sequence METYGLIGFPLKHSFSARFFSEKFAREKIDAEYLNFEIEDITELRRVILFNPSLKGLNVTIPYKEQVIPFLHTLSPEAKEIGAVNVIRVTRSPGEMYSYHLSGYNTDYIGFRESLRPLLRVEIHTSALILGTGGASKAVAQALKDMHIAYRFVSRTPGEGQISYDDLTPEIIATHKLIVNASPVGSYPKIDNCPAIPYEAITSNHLLYDLVYNPAETLYLKKGKEAGATTRNGKEMLELQAEAAWKIWQLQG encoded by the coding sequence ATGGAAACGTATGGACTTATAGGCTTCCCTTTGAAGCACTCCTTTTCCGCGCGTTTTTTCAGTGAGAAGTTTGCTCGTGAGAAGATTGATGCCGAATACCTCAACTTCGAGATCGAAGATATTACGGAATTGCGCCGGGTGATCCTATTCAATCCCTCGCTGAAGGGTCTGAACGTCACGATCCCCTACAAGGAACAGGTGATCCCTTTTCTCCACACGCTTTCACCTGAAGCGAAAGAGATAGGGGCAGTGAATGTGATCAGGGTAACTCGATCCCCCGGAGAGATGTATTCCTATCATCTCTCCGGTTATAATACCGATTATATTGGTTTCAGGGAATCACTTCGCCCCCTGCTTAGGGTAGAGATCCATACAAGTGCCCTCATACTGGGCACAGGGGGGGCCTCCAAAGCGGTTGCTCAGGCACTGAAGGATATGCATATCGCGTACCGATTTGTCTCACGCACCCCTGGTGAGGGACAGATCAGTTACGATGATCTGACCCCCGAAATCATTGCTACACACAAACTGATTGTGAACGCTTCACCGGTCGGAAGCTATCCAAAAATCGACAATTGTCCGGCTATTCCCTATGAAGCAATCACCTCAAACCACCTTCTTTACGACCTGGTTTATAACCCCGCAGAGACGCTCTATCTTAAAAAGGGGAAAGAGGCAGGTGCCACCACCCGTAACGGAAAAGAGATGCTGGAACTACAGGCAGAAGCCGCCTGGAAGATCTGGCAACTGCAGGGATAA
- a CDS encoding response regulator, with protein MGTNNSPEQRIRIKIGLILLVVILYFVGLFLYSGRVREEIRQQKIEMEQSQQLVSLNNGLILSIQLAQEMLNSYMLSHRKRWIQEYDSLTLEIERQILAVKKLSSDTESELLLEDVDSLLQEKQLIGERLALLIRSQNPITTIDNKIETYDEMVRDTVVVTTSQDTVRTLESSKRNFWGRLKNLFDPKQDVDTAITIAHVQQEAWSASRLDTVIYSDLKQITREATENYTTRMAGIERQVRELIFAEQNISLRISQLVTQYYHEAMEKSKEGAGKSEALTRRIFSFALTVGILSFILILFIVLLIADDLNKGQKARSNLVREQKRSEELIESRHKLLLSVSHDIKTPLSSMMGYMEMWESEEMEETRRRELHSARNSARHILSMLSNLLEFSRMERNRGMLRNNRFELHALMEDILDMFRPLAEEKGLLLQYHNHLPHPFFTESDQTLLKQILVNVISNSVKYTHEGSVTIDLRHQVKLEVTITDTGIGIGEADLKEIFKPFSRMGDPSKSEGSGFGLYVTRGLVEALKGEISLTSEKGKGTRVTMRLPLTPLEENTTTNNLQTSTTKGAATEKILIFEDDPSLGNMLREYLTRQGCRVKLCSDPRDVNGFVRVVSSFDLVITDLQMREVSGTEILRLVREIDPLIPVWLMTAHDDYTPERAVQEGFAGLLAKPVRLENLLTLISRKDLGVRKDGVGRGDSFPGLTALFGNDREAIREILAEFVESAEEDMSTLSELIDEHRYREAQQLCHRIHPFYGQIGAEELTMQMRRMDRLRDNVEDVWPEWEEALRETVKQVREFTAAIRRNHL; from the coding sequence ATGGGGACCAATAACTCACCGGAACAGCGCATCAGAATCAAAATCGGTTTGATCCTGCTGGTGGTAATCCTCTACTTTGTCGGATTGTTTCTCTACTCCGGCCGCGTCAGGGAAGAGATCAGACAGCAAAAAATAGAGATGGAGCAATCGCAACAACTGGTCTCCCTCAACAATGGGTTGATCCTCTCTATACAGCTCGCACAGGAGATGCTGAATAGCTATATGCTCTCCCACCGCAAAAGATGGATCCAGGAGTATGATTCGCTCACGCTGGAGATCGAACGGCAAATATTGGCTGTGAAGAAGCTCTCTTCCGATACCGAAAGTGAGTTGTTACTGGAGGATGTAGACTCCCTGCTACAGGAGAAACAACTGATCGGTGAACGGCTTGCTCTGCTAATCCGTTCACAGAACCCAATCACCACGATTGACAACAAGATTGAGACTTACGATGAGATGGTACGCGACACGGTGGTGGTGACCACCAGCCAGGATACGGTACGGACACTGGAGAGCAGTAAACGAAATTTCTGGGGACGTTTGAAGAACCTCTTTGATCCGAAACAGGATGTTGACACAGCCATCACCATCGCCCATGTGCAGCAGGAGGCTTGGAGTGCCTCTCGGCTCGACACCGTAATATACAGTGACCTGAAGCAGATAACGCGCGAGGCTACAGAGAATTACACCACTCGGATGGCCGGTATCGAGCGACAAGTGCGTGAACTGATCTTTGCAGAGCAAAACATCTCTCTACGCATCTCTCAGCTAGTCACCCAGTACTACCATGAGGCTATGGAGAAATCGAAGGAAGGGGCCGGCAAAAGCGAGGCCCTCACCCGGCGCATATTCTCTTTCGCCCTCACCGTGGGCATCCTCTCGTTTATACTGATCCTCTTCATTGTACTGTTAATTGCGGACGACCTGAACAAGGGACAGAAGGCACGAAGCAACTTGGTCAGAGAGCAAAAGCGTAGCGAGGAGCTAATCGAGAGCCGACACAAACTGCTCCTATCGGTGTCGCACGACATCAAGACCCCACTTAGCTCGATGATGGGCTACATGGAGATGTGGGAAAGCGAGGAGATGGAAGAGACGCGAAGGCGTGAGCTGCATTCCGCCAGAAATTCCGCCAGACATATCCTCAGCATGCTTTCCAATTTGCTTGAATTCTCTCGTATGGAACGAAACAGGGGGATGCTGCGCAACAACCGATTCGAGTTGCACGCACTGATGGAGGATATACTCGACATGTTCCGTCCCTTGGCAGAGGAAAAAGGCTTACTGCTGCAGTATCATAATCACCTCCCCCACCCCTTTTTTACGGAAAGCGACCAAACCCTCCTGAAACAGATCCTGGTGAATGTAATCTCAAACAGTGTGAAGTACACCCATGAGGGAAGTGTGACCATCGATCTTCGTCACCAGGTTAAATTGGAAGTCACGATTACTGACACCGGTATCGGCATCGGAGAGGCCGATCTGAAAGAGATTTTCAAGCCCTTCTCTCGCATGGGAGATCCCTCCAAGTCGGAGGGCAGCGGCTTCGGCCTCTATGTCACGCGTGGGCTGGTTGAGGCACTGAAAGGGGAGATCTCACTCACCTCCGAAAAAGGAAAGGGCACCCGTGTGACGATGCGGCTTCCGCTAACACCCTTAGAGGAAAACACCACGACAAACAATCTCCAGACCTCCACTACAAAGGGTGCTGCAACGGAGAAGATTTTGATCTTTGAAGATGACCCGTCGCTGGGGAACATGCTCAGGGAGTACCTCACACGTCAGGGGTGCAGGGTGAAGCTGTGCAGTGATCCGCGCGATGTGAACGGTTTCGTTCGGGTGGTATCTTCGTTCGATCTGGTGATTACCGATCTGCAGATGAGAGAGGTAAGCGGAACCGAGATCCTTCGGTTGGTACGGGAAATAGATCCGCTGATTCCGGTGTGGTTGATGACAGCCCACGACGACTACACCCCCGAACGCGCCGTGCAGGAGGGTTTCGCCGGCTTGCTTGCCAAGCCCGTGCGACTGGAGAACCTGCTCACCCTCATTTCCCGAAAAGATTTAGGGGTGCGCAAAGATGGAGTCGGGAGAGGAGACTCCTTTCCGGGACTGACGGCCCTCTTCGGCAACGACCGGGAGGCTATCCGGGAGATATTGGCGGAGTTTGTGGAGTCGGCAGAAGAGGATATGTCAACACTGTCGGAACTGATCGACGAGCATCGGTATCGTGAGGCACAGCAACTATGTCACCGGATCCATCCCTTTTACGGTCAGATTGGTGCAGAGGAACTGACAATGCAGATGCGCAGGATGGACCGTTTGCGGGATAATGTGGAGGATGTCTGGCCGGAATGGGAGGAAGCGTTGCGGGAGACGGTGAAACAAGTAAGAGAATTTACAGCAGCCATCCGGCGCAATCATTTATAG
- the dgt gene encoding dNTP triphosphohydrolase, translating into MNWEQLLSAKRFGMEHYAGVRTHERTEYQRDYDRLIFSSPFRRLQNKTQVFPLPGSVFVHNRLTHSLEVASVGRSLGESVARQLRSRYPASGAHLEEIGAVVSAACLAHDLGNPPFGHSGEKAISTFFSEGKGACLREEVEAEGGRWTDFTFFEGNANAIRLLMHQFRGRRKGGFAMTYATLASTVKYPYSSELSAGKNKFGFFASEEEDYWRIADDLGIKRLSDNPLRFARYPLVYLVEAADDICYQVMDIEDAHKLHLITTEKAMELFLGFFEGESRRRREEILSMVSDLNEQIAYLRTSVIGLLIEECASIFMANEAEILAGSFSGSLIRHLSQTTSTAYNACSAFAVQNIYRSRDVLDIELAGYRIIGFLLEVFTDAIRKPEHAYSTLLLNRIPVQYETDATTLYGKLQSLVDFVSGMTDVYALDLYRKITGMGLPVV; encoded by the coding sequence ATGAACTGGGAACAGTTGTTATCGGCGAAACGATTCGGGATGGAGCACTATGCGGGTGTACGCACACACGAACGTACAGAATATCAACGTGACTATGATCGACTGATTTTCTCCTCCCCATTTCGCCGTCTACAGAACAAAACACAAGTATTCCCGCTGCCGGGAAGTGTATTTGTACATAACAGGCTTACCCATAGCCTGGAAGTAGCCAGTGTGGGTCGCTCTTTGGGTGAGAGCGTGGCGCGACAGCTACGTAGCCGTTATCCTGCATCAGGTGCTCATCTTGAAGAGATTGGTGCCGTTGTCTCAGCAGCATGTCTGGCGCACGACCTGGGCAATCCCCCTTTTGGGCACTCGGGTGAAAAGGCGATCTCCACCTTCTTCTCCGAGGGAAAGGGGGCCTGTCTTCGGGAAGAGGTGGAAGCAGAAGGAGGTCGCTGGACCGATTTCACTTTTTTTGAGGGAAATGCCAACGCTATTCGGCTGTTGATGCATCAGTTTCGGGGACGCAGGAAGGGTGGTTTTGCCATGACCTATGCCACGTTGGCTTCTACCGTGAAGTACCCCTACTCTTCAGAACTGAGCGCAGGGAAAAATAAGTTTGGCTTCTTCGCCTCCGAGGAGGAGGATTACTGGCGCATTGCCGATGATCTTGGCATCAAGCGACTCAGTGACAACCCTCTCCGTTTTGCCCGCTATCCGTTGGTGTATCTGGTGGAAGCTGCTGATGATATCTGCTACCAGGTGATGGATATAGAGGATGCCCACAAGCTACACCTGATTACCACCGAGAAGGCGATGGAGCTCTTCCTGGGGTTCTTCGAGGGGGAGAGCAGAAGACGTCGAGAAGAGATCCTTTCGATGGTGAGTGATCTGAACGAGCAGATTGCCTATCTCCGTACATCGGTCATCGGACTTCTTATTGAGGAGTGCGCATCAATTTTCATGGCAAACGAAGCGGAAATCCTTGCTGGCAGTTTCAGTGGTTCGCTCATCAGACATCTCTCACAGACCACTTCTACTGCTTACAACGCCTGTTCTGCATTTGCAGTCCAGAATATCTATCGCTCCAGGGATGTGCTTGACATTGAGCTGGCCGGTTACAGAATCATCGGGTTCCTGTTGGAGGTGTTCACCGATGCCATTCGCAAACCGGAGCATGCCTATTCCACGCTTTTGCTCAACAGGATTCCCGTTCAATATGAAACAGATGCAACAACGCTTTACGGCAAGTTGCAGTCGTTGGTCGACTTTGTTTCGGGGATGACCGATGTCTATGCACTCGACCTTTACCGAAAGATTACCGGGATGGGTTTACCGGTGGTATGA
- a CDS encoding amidophosphoribosyltransferase: MTDIIKHECGIAVIRLLKPLDYYYKKYGSWQYGLDKLYLLMEKQHNRGQEGAGIGAVKLEASPGNEFISRERALGSSAISEIFTRVHDSFRQFSTDQLKDLSFVKQSVPFAAELFIGHLRYSTTGKSGISYVHPLLRRNNWASRSLALAGNFNMTNVDEMFRQLIEEGQHPRDYADTFVMLESLGHYLDREVQYQYDHLQREGLNGSQVSHQIEERLDIPFLLKRASRIWDGGYALCGLIGSGDAFALRDPWGIRSAFYYHDEEVAVVASERPVIQTAFNLKKEQVHELQPGEAFVVKRNGTISLQQIQEPKEKITPCSFERIYFSRGSDYDIYRERKKLGELLVPKIIEAIDDDFDNTVFSFIPNTAEVAYYGMQQGLEDHFNHRKAQTILERGSSLSKEEIDNILSKRVRAEKVAIKDIKLRTFIAQGETRNDLAAHVYDVTYGSLRRGKDNLVIIDDSIVRGTTLKQSIIKILDRLDPKKIIIVSSSPQIRYPDCYGIDMSRMSEFIAFKAAIALLKERGMQQLIDEVYRKSVAQKYKPKEAIVNYVKEIYAPFTDEEISGKIGEMLTTPDIKAEVQIVFQRIEDLHRACPGNSGDWYFSGDYPTPGGNRLVNNAFINYIEGDEHGPQQLTIDFKRERHD, translated from the coding sequence ATGACTGACATCATCAAGCATGAGTGCGGTATAGCCGTAATTCGTCTCCTCAAACCCCTCGATTATTACTACAAGAAATATGGTTCCTGGCAGTATGGCCTCGACAAGCTCTATCTGTTGATGGAAAAACAACACAACCGTGGCCAAGAAGGCGCCGGAATAGGTGCTGTGAAGCTGGAAGCTTCTCCAGGAAACGAGTTTATTTCGAGGGAGAGGGCGCTGGGATCAAGCGCTATCTCAGAGATTTTCACTCGGGTACACGATTCATTTCGACAATTTAGCACTGATCAACTCAAGGATCTCTCTTTTGTGAAGCAATCGGTACCTTTTGCTGCGGAACTGTTTATCGGTCACCTCCGCTACAGTACCACCGGCAAGAGCGGCATCTCCTATGTTCACCCCCTCTTGCGGCGAAACAACTGGGCCTCACGAAGCCTCGCCTTGGCAGGCAACTTCAACATGACAAATGTGGATGAGATGTTTCGCCAATTGATCGAAGAGGGACAGCACCCACGAGATTACGCCGACACCTTCGTAATGCTGGAGTCCCTTGGTCACTACCTCGACAGAGAAGTACAGTACCAATACGACCACCTACAGCGGGAAGGATTGAACGGCTCGCAGGTGAGTCATCAGATAGAGGAGAGATTGGATATCCCCTTCCTGTTGAAACGTGCCTCTCGCATTTGGGATGGTGGTTATGCTCTCTGTGGGCTGATTGGCAGCGGTGATGCCTTTGCCTTGCGTGATCCCTGGGGCATCCGCTCCGCATTTTACTACCACGACGAGGAAGTGGCCGTGGTGGCTTCCGAACGTCCGGTAATTCAGACCGCTTTTAACCTAAAAAAGGAGCAGGTGCATGAGCTGCAACCGGGTGAAGCATTCGTGGTGAAGCGCAATGGTACCATCAGCCTGCAACAAATACAGGAACCAAAGGAGAAGATTACCCCTTGCTCTTTCGAGCGAATCTACTTCTCCCGCGGGTCTGACTATGACATCTACCGGGAGCGCAAGAAGCTGGGAGAACTGCTGGTCCCAAAGATCATAGAGGCGATCGACGATGATTTCGACAACACCGTCTTTTCTTTCATCCCCAACACGGCGGAGGTTGCCTACTACGGCATGCAACAGGGGCTGGAAGATCACTTCAACCACCGTAAGGCACAGACCATCCTGGAACGGGGCAGCTCTCTTAGCAAGGAGGAGATTGACAACATTCTATCCAAGCGTGTGCGGGCTGAAAAAGTGGCTATAAAGGATATCAAACTGCGCACCTTCATCGCGCAGGGGGAGACACGAAACGACCTGGCTGCACATGTCTACGACGTCACCTACGGATCACTGCGTCGCGGCAAGGATAACCTGGTGATCATTGATGACAGCATCGTGCGGGGCACCACCTTGAAGCAGAGCATCATCAAGATTCTGGACCGACTAGACCCGAAGAAAATCATCATTGTCTCCTCCTCTCCCCAGATACGATATCCCGACTGTTACGGCATTGACATGTCGCGCATGAGCGAGTTCATCGCCTTTAAGGCAGCGATTGCATTGCTCAAGGAGCGGGGCATGCAGCAGCTCATCGACGAAGTATACCGCAAGTCAGTGGCACAAAAATACAAACCAAAGGAGGCGATTGTGAATTACGTGAAAGAGATTTATGCACCCTTCACCGATGAAGAAATCTCCGGTAAAATCGGTGAGATGCTCACCACACCCGACATTAAGGCCGAGGTGCAGATCGTCTTCCAACGCATTGAGGATCTCCACAGAGCCTGTCCCGGAAACAGCGGCGACTGGTACTTCTCAGGCGACTACCCCACTCCCGGCGGGAACCGGTTGGTCAACAACGCCTTCATCAATTACATTGAAGGAGATGAACACGGTCCACAGCAGCTGACCATTGACTTTAAGAGGGAGCGGCATGATTGA
- a CDS encoding phosphoribosylaminoimidazolesuccinocarboxamide synthase encodes MDTLTRTDYQFPGQTAVYHGKVRDVYSIGEDKLVMIATDRISAFDVVLPKGIPFKGQVLNQIASKFLDATADIVPNWKQDSPDPMVTVGVRCEPYKVEMVIRGYITGSAWREYLKGARTLCGIPLPEGLRENQRFETPLITPTTKADEGHDENISKEEIIAQGLVSREEYEMLEKYTYALFKRGTEMAAEKGLILVDTKYEFGKKDGKIYLIDEIHTPDSSRYFYSEGYEERFAKGEEQRQLSKEFVRKWLMENGFQGQEGQQVPEMTDAYCESVSERYIELYEKIVGEKFVKADAANLAARIEKNITAYLNS; translated from the coding sequence ATGGATACGCTTACAAGAACAGATTATCAATTTCCTGGACAGACCGCTGTCTATCACGGGAAAGTACGTGATGTATATAGCATCGGCGAGGACAAACTGGTGATGATCGCCACCGACCGCATCTCGGCATTCGACGTGGTGCTCCCCAAGGGGATTCCCTTCAAGGGACAGGTGTTGAACCAGATTGCCTCGAAGTTTCTCGATGCCACCGCTGACATCGTGCCCAACTGGAAGCAGGATTCGCCTGACCCGATGGTGACCGTGGGGGTGCGTTGCGAACCCTACAAGGTGGAGATGGTAATCCGCGGTTACATCACCGGCAGCGCCTGGCGTGAGTACCTAAAGGGAGCACGAACTCTCTGCGGCATCCCCCTCCCGGAAGGTCTCCGTGAAAACCAGCGGTTCGAGACACCACTAATCACTCCAACAACTAAGGCGGATGAAGGTCACGACGAGAACATATCGAAGGAGGAAATTATCGCACAGGGACTGGTTAGCCGTGAGGAATATGAAATGCTAGAGAAGTACACCTATGCTCTCTTCAAGCGGGGTACAGAGATGGCTGCCGAGAAGGGACTTATCCTGGTGGACACCAAGTATGAGTTCGGTAAGAAGGATGGAAAGATCTACCTGATTGATGAGATACACACCCCCGACTCATCGCGTTACTTCTACAGTGAGGGCTACGAAGAACGTTTTGCAAAAGGGGAAGAGCAGCGGCAACTTTCGAAAGAGTTCGTGAGGAAGTGGCTCATGGAAAATGGCTTCCAGGGACAGGAGGGACAGCAAGTGCCAGAGATGACCGATGCCTATTGCGAGAGTGTATCGGAACGTTACATTGAACTGTATGAAAAAATCGTTGGGGAAAAATTTGTAAAGGCAGATGCCGCCAACCTGGCAGCCCGCATCGAAAAAAACATCACTGCATATCTGAACTCATGA
- a CDS encoding sigma-54-dependent Fis family transcriptional regulator translates to MNRSILIVEDDRSFGAMLHKWFERNGFGVTLATGMEAAQEILSRQAFQVVLSDLRLPDGDGIMLLSWLNGNGRREPVIIMTSYGDIQTAVSAIKLGAFDYLEKPVNPSILSQKIESACNSGGEEVASVKMPQSQQQVSFEEPEAIVYGKSAPVQLMYEHVGLVAPTQMAVMITGESGTGKEHVARLIHQRSNRSEGPFVAVDCGGLSPELAPSELFGHKKGSFTTALENKSGFFAAADGGTLFLDEVGNLPYGVQMQLLRTLQEKKIRPVGSATDQEVDVRIVTATNEELQKAIAEGRFREDLYHRINEFTITIPPLRERKEDIALYAMHFMKEANRELEKNALRITPEALSQLTQYGWPGNLRELRNVMRRAVLFCRDREITPATLPYLPETGQIHREEMAEPQQREISLARDPGNEKDKILRAMELSGGNKTKAATLLKVDRKTLYNKMHQYGIDL, encoded by the coding sequence GTGAACAGAAGCATACTGATTGTGGAAGATGACCGTTCCTTCGGAGCGATGCTGCACAAGTGGTTCGAGCGAAACGGTTTCGGGGTGACCCTCGCCACCGGAATGGAGGCTGCGCAGGAGATACTCTCCAGACAGGCTTTTCAGGTGGTGCTGTCGGATCTTCGTCTGCCGGACGGCGACGGTATCATGCTCCTCTCCTGGCTCAACGGAAATGGGCGGAGGGAGCCGGTCATCATCATGACAAGCTACGGAGATATTCAAACTGCCGTCTCAGCCATCAAACTGGGGGCGTTCGATTACCTGGAGAAACCGGTCAACCCCTCTATCCTGTCACAGAAGATAGAATCTGCCTGCAACTCCGGAGGAGAAGAGGTTGCGTCGGTGAAGATGCCACAATCACAGCAACAGGTGAGCTTTGAAGAGCCCGAGGCGATTGTCTACGGGAAAAGTGCACCAGTGCAATTGATGTATGAACATGTGGGACTGGTCGCACCAACACAGATGGCAGTGATGATCACCGGTGAGAGTGGTACCGGAAAGGAGCATGTGGCGAGACTCATCCACCAGCGTAGCAACCGTTCTGAAGGACCCTTCGTGGCGGTCGATTGCGGGGGACTCTCACCCGAGCTGGCACCCAGCGAACTGTTCGGTCACAAGAAAGGATCATTCACTACTGCACTGGAGAATAAGAGCGGATTTTTTGCTGCAGCCGACGGTGGTACTCTTTTCCTCGACGAAGTGGGAAACCTGCCATACGGTGTACAGATGCAGCTGCTACGCACCCTCCAGGAGAAGAAAATTCGTCCTGTGGGATCGGCTACCGACCAAGAGGTGGATGTGCGAATCGTCACCGCCACCAACGAGGAGTTGCAAAAGGCCATCGCCGAAGGGCGCTTTCGCGAGGATCTCTACCACCGTATCAACGAGTTTACCATCACCATACCGCCATTGCGGGAAAGAAAAGAGGATATTGCACTCTATGCAATGCATTTCATGAAAGAGGCCAACCGTGAGCTCGAGAAAAATGCATTGCGCATTACCCCTGAGGCGTTGTCACAACTGACACAGTACGGCTGGCCTGGGAACCTGCGGGAGCTGCGTAACGTGATGCGGCGTGCCGTGCTTTTCTGTCGCGACAGAGAAATTACTCCGGCAACGCTACCCTATCTGCCCGAAACAGGGCAGATTCACAGAGAGGAAATGGCCGAACCTCAGCAGCGTGAGATTTCGCTGGCCCGCGATCCAGGAAACGAAAAAGACAAAATTCTGCGTGCCATGGAGTTATCGGGTGGAAACAAGACCAAAGCTGCCACCCTGTTGAAGGTGGATCGCAAGACACTCTACAATAAGATGCACCAGTATGGAATTGATCTATAA